The genome window TGGCAGCGAGTAGGCTTTGTTCACGGCGTTATGAATACAGATAATATGTCTATTCTTGGACTGACCATAGATTATGGACCTTATGGCTGGTTAGAACCTTACGATCACGGCTGGACTCCTAATACCACAGACCGACAGCATAAAAGATACCGCTATGGCGCCCAACCAGAAATCGGGCTTTGGAATTTACTTCAATTGGCCAATGCCCTTTTTCCGTTGATAGAAGATGCTCCGGCACTTCAAAAAGTTCTAGATAGTTACAAGACCAATTATCAGGCTCAGTATTTAGATACCATGATGAATAAGATAGGTATTTATTACACGCACAAGGACGACCGTGATTTGCTGCAAGCACTGGAAGAAAACCTGCACCTTCACGAGACCGATATGACTATTTTCTATCGTGAATTGAGCAAAATCGATTCAAAAACAGCTATAACAGATGCTTTTAATATGATTTCAGTAGCATTTTACACGATTAATGATGTAGAGGAAACACATAAAAAGACCTGGCTGCAATGGTTAGAAACTTATTTAGAAAGGCTGGTGTTTGATATGGAACAAAATGATGGTGAGAACTCCGCTTTCGCGAAAGCAAGAATAGAAAAAATGAATGCTACAAATCCTAAATACGTCTTAAGAAACTACATCTCACAGCTCGTTATAGATGCAGCTGACCAAGGTGATTATGAATTACTTCGAGAGGTGTATTCCATGCTGCAAAAACCATACGACGAGCAGCCAAAATATGAAAAGTGGTACGCCTTAAGACCGGAATGGGCTCGTTCTAAAGTAGGTTGTAGTATGTTGAGCTGTAGCAGTTAGTTACATGATTTTACTAAATCCTTTTATACAAGGGACAACCAAAGCATCTGGCTTTTTGATCTACTGTAAAAATAACCGACAACTCATAAATACCGCCCGTACGTCCTAAGCCTGATACATTCACATCGTAAGAAACACCAAACTTGAAATTCTCATACTGAAGCCCGCCTAACAGGTTAACGGAGGTAATTAAATGTGAGTTTGCCGTATTGCGATTAGGATTAGTCGCAGCTATAGCTCCAAAGTAAAACAAATCAACAATAAATAGAGAACCGAAATCGAACCTGTTGTAATCCCCTTGTTGCATATAATTTCCGGTGATCATTAATTTTGTAGAGTAAGGTAAGAATGTTAAATTTAGATAGTCTGCTAGTTTCAATTCATAACCTACTGTTATAGCAGCCAAAGAATTAAGGGGTAAATTACCTCCTGGTACTAGAGAAATATTAGGCTTATTCAAATGTTTGAGCGATGCCCCTATCCAGAAATCTTCATTATTAAAAAGCAGCGATGCACTCACGTCCAAATAAGAAACCTGATCATTAGGATCTAAGTTATCTATAGAAATTGGATTGACGGTTTCATTAGTCAAGTCTATCTGATCTTCTAGAATAAGGTTATTGAAATTAAATGATTTGAACCCATAACCAACTTCCAGCCCTGGACGAAAATCCCACTCGTCTGTCAACTTTACTTTGTAGGCATAAGCCAGGTTGAACTGAGTCAGGCTAAAGTTAGTAAATCGTTCTCGCTGACTGAGCACATTTACTCCTACTCCACTATTCATCGAAGGAACCCAAGTATTAAAATTTGCGTAGTCACTATCAACCCTAAAATTAAGATCTGGCCATTGTGTTCTATGTAGCACTCCAGCTTTGGTTGTTTCTTGAAACCCAGTAAACCCAGAATTCAATGTTTCTGGAAACAGGTAATACTGCGTGAATATAGGATCTTGAGCTTGTACGGCGTTTATAAAACCTAACATACAAACAAAAATAATTAGTATACTTCTCATTATGCTTAATCTATTTTGATGAATGGTCCTTCGACAGTGATCGTTTCTCCGTAGAATGTTTTGGCTTTGAGTTTATAATAGTAATTCCCGTTTTCTGCTTCTCTGCCATTTATCAAACCATCCCATCCAGCGATAGTTTCTCCAGATTCACTAAAAATGAGGGAACCCCAAGTATCATAAATATCAAACTGCAAGTCTTCCAGACCTTCTTGTCGCGGTCTAAAGTTATCGTTCAGGTTATCTTCATTAGGCGTGAAGGCACTAGGCATGATCAATTTATATCCTTTGGAGATAAAAAGTGTGATGACAAAGGTCTTGACACATCCGTATTCATAGGTAACCGTTTGAATAATCGTATACTGACCAGCAGTCACATAACTATGTATTGGATTCTCTTCGGTGGAGAACGTACCATCTCCAAAATCCCATGATATGGAAATAGGAGATCCCGTAGCTGTATTAGTAAACTGTATAGGATCTTGAATAGCATACGCTCCATAGGTGGTAAAACCAATGGAATCACTTGAGAACCCTGGGTCTCCTATAGCTTGTAAGTCAACATCAAAGTTGTAGGTTTGAATACAACCTCTCGCATCAGTAGCAGTGAGTGTAATCAGACCGTTTTGATCTGTGGTCATAAATTCGTTATTTGCTCCAGAAACGGTACCGCTGGACCAGCTAAATGTAAATGGAGCGACTCCGCCAGAAACGGCTGCCGCAAAATCTTGAGAAACAGTATTTGTTTCACAATCTACATCGATGCTGTCGGTAACTGAAA of Nonlabens sp. Ci31 contains these proteins:
- a CDS encoding protein adenylyltransferase SelO, with product MRKLHIDNSFTNSLPKDPVAENYTRQVTSIAFSKAEPLKFPKSSFIHVSKLAKELGFTEEEILSEEFLQLFTGQHLYPHTEPYAMAYAGHQFGNWAGQLGDGRAINLFETLQNEKRWAFQLKGAGPTPYSRRGDGLAVLRSSIREHLCSEAMHHLGIPTTRSLSLALSGEEVLRDVMYDGHPDYEKGAIVCRVAPSFIRFGNFELAAAQGENELLKKLTDYTISTFFTDIKTSGAAAYLQFFQEVTDRTLEMIMHWQRVGFVHGVMNTDNMSILGLTIDYGPYGWLEPYDHGWTPNTTDRQHKRYRYGAQPEIGLWNLLQLANALFPLIEDAPALQKVLDSYKTNYQAQYLDTMMNKIGIYYTHKDDRDLLQALEENLHLHETDMTIFYRELSKIDSKTAITDAFNMISVAFYTINDVEETHKKTWLQWLETYLERLVFDMEQNDGENSAFAKARIEKMNATNPKYVLRNYISQLVIDAADQGDYELLREVYSMLQKPYDEQPKYEKWYALRPEWARSKVGCSMLSCSS
- a CDS encoding PorP/SprF family type IX secretion system membrane protein; this encodes MRSILIIFVCMLGFINAVQAQDPIFTQYYLFPETLNSGFTGFQETTKAGVLHRTQWPDLNFRVDSDYANFNTWVPSMNSGVGVNVLSQRERFTNFSLTQFNLAYAYKVKLTDEWDFRPGLEVGYGFKSFNFNNLILEDQIDLTNETVNPISIDNLDPNDQVSYLDVSASLLFNNEDFWIGASLKHLNKPNISLVPGGNLPLNSLAAITVGYELKLADYLNLTFLPYSTKLMITGNYMQQGDYNRFDFGSLFIVDLFYFGAIAATNPNRNTANSHLITSVNLLGGLQYENFKFGVSYDVNVSGLGRTGGIYELSVIFTVDQKARCFGCPLYKRI